The DNA region GAGTGGTTCCTGGACGGCCTCGCGCGCGGGACCGCGTCCTGGAACCTGATCGGGAACTCGGTGATGGTCACGCCCATCAAGATCCCCGCGCTGCCCACCCGCGAACGGCTCGCGCTCGACGACCTGCTCGACGGCCAACCGACCACGGTCAACACCGACCAGTGGGACGGCTACACCGCCGACCGGCGACGGGTCCTCGACGCCATCGCCGCACAGGGCCGGGGCAACACGGTGTTCCTGACCGGTGACGTCCACTCGTCGTGGGCGAACGACGTGCCGCGGGACGGAGCGAGCGTCGCGGTGGAGTTCGTCTGCCCGTCGGTCACCTCGGACAACATCGACGAGCAGCTCGGCGTCCCGCCGCGGACCGGCTCGCTGAAGGTCGAGGCCGCGATCCGCGCGCTGAACCCGCACGTGCGCTTCGTCGAACTCGACTCGCACGGTCCCGGCGTCCTCGAAGTGACCCCGGAGGCCGTCCGGATGAACTGGTACTACGTCGCCGACCGCCGCGACCCGGCGACCTCCGTGACGTTCGCGCACGCCTTCCGGGCGGTGGCCGGGGAGCCCCGGGTGCGCCCTGCGGAGCGCTGAACGGGCGCCGATATACTGGCCTTGCCCAGGCTGCCCTGGGCAAGGCCGCTATAGCTCAGCTGGTAGAGCATCTGTCTTGTAAACAGAAGGTCAGGGGTTCGAGCCCCCTTGGCGGCTCACTTCATCTTCCACCGAAAACACTCATCTACTTGGCGTTTTCTATCTTCAGCTGTTGCTAGCGGCCTAACGCGTGGGTGCCCGTCGGCGTTACCGAGACCTCCGGGGTGCCCGTGGGGTGCCCGGGCGTTTTCCGTCGCGGTACGACGGCCACCGTGGCTTCGGCGGCCGAGCGCGCCAGCTCAGGCAGAACGCTCGTGTAGGTGTCCCGCGTGACGACCCATGACGGGTGTTCCTGGACCACCTTCAGGTCGATGCCTGCCTGGAGCATGAGTGTGGCCGCGACGTGCCGGAGATCGTGCAGCCGGATCGGCGGAAGGCCCGCGGCTCGGCAATGCCGCTCGAACTCGTCGCCGATCCACGACGGCCGAAGGGCCGATCCATCCGGCTGCGTCCAGACCCGCCCGGAGTCCACCCATGCCGGGCCGACGCGCAGCCGTTCACGACGCTGCCGGGCGCGGTGCTCACGCAGGAGCCGCTTCCCCTCATCGTCGATCGGCACTCGCCGGGTCGACGCCTCCGACTTCGGATCGCCCTCCTCTACCTCGTACTCGACTTCGGTCAGCTGCGTGTTGATCTCGATCTCGGCCGCCTTGTCGTAGACCTCGGTCCATCCGAGGCCGGCGTCGGCATCATCACCGCCGACCAGAACACCGCCTTGCAGAGCCTGCTCGTCGCCGTCATCGCACTCGTCGGGGCGGCCACCAGCGCGGCCGCAGCGTTCGGCGTCCGCCGCCAGGCCGAACCGCTCGTGACCCCGGTCGCCGACCCGCGCGACGACGACGGCACCCGCCTCGTGCCCATTCCGGGCGCGTAGGACCCACCGAAAGAGGACGCTCGCATGAGCGAGACGAAGCTGACCCGTTCTGAGGTCGAAGCCCATCCGGCCGACCCGCACTTCAACCCTGGCCACCCCGACCACAAGGCGTGGGCCAGCGGCCCGAAACCACCGGACATGCCGCCGGGGCTGGCATCGTCGAGCAGTTCAAGGACGATGAAGTCGCGCTGGCGAACGCCCCGGCCGAAGCCGGGATCGTCGCGGCGCACACCGACGCCGAGGTCGACGCTGAAGACCGCTACGCCAGTTCGCGCCGACCGGCCTCGGTGAGCATGTAGTACGGCCGCCCGTCGGAGGTGGACGCGTCGAACTCGCGGTCGACCCAACCGAGGTCGCGCATCTGCGCGAGCATGTCCGCCAGCCGCCGATGACTGACGGACGCTGCACGCCGGAGATCCTGGGCGTAGAAGCGCCCTTCGGTGCCTCCCGCAAGGAACACGTCCGCCAACCGGCTCATCTCTCGGGCTGACCGCATGGGCCGATTCTAGTCGTCCTCGTCGCCTCCTGGCGGCCGTGGAAGCCAAGCGAAGCGCCATGACGTACCCGTGTCACCCGGGCGAGTTGGCCCGGCCGGTTGCACCGGTGGCCAACTCCCCGCGCTCCCGGGAACCGCGTTTCCGGCCTGGCCACCGACAAGGCAGCTTCGGCGGTCGCGTTGCCGTCGTCGTTTCTTGGGCACGGCTACCCCTCTTCGGAGGGTCCGGCGGCTTGGGGACGTTGGGCGGACCAGAGTTTTTGTCGGTCGGCCGTGTGGGTGTGTCCTTGCCCGGCCCCGGATTCGTGGGGCTGGTCCCCGCAGGGTTGCGTTCGCGCGCCATTACCGGCCTTTCCTGGTTGTGGCTGAAAGGCCGGGGGCGGGATGGGGTCCGCCCCCGGCACCCGCCGCGGGTGCATTCCCCAGACGCGGCGGGAGAGCCGGGAGCAGGTCGCCGCGTGCCGCTCCCGGCTGCCCGCCGTCCTCTGGCAACCAGGACGGCGGGGATCTGGAACCTGGTCGGCGCGCAGGGGAGGACCCTTGCGCCGACCAGGCGACCCGACGCCACGCGGGTGAGAGGGGTCCGCGGCGCCGGGTGGACTAGTGAAATGGCCGTCGCGAGCGGCCTAGATCCCCTCGTGGTGGTGTTCGCACTTCCAGGCGTCGCCGCCGTCCTTGTAGACGATCTGGCAATGCAGGCACCGGCGCTTCAGGACGAGACTCTCAGGCCACGTGGTGTAGATCGACGGATCGACCCGGCGGTGCTTGAGTGAAGCGAGCGGCGTGGCTTTCGTGACGACACCACGCGTCGCCTGGAGCTGTACCGCGGTCACGGTCCACGGCCCTTTGTCTCCAGGCGGACGATGTCGTCCTGCGCCTGCCTCAAGTTCGTGACGACCCTCGCCAATTTCGCACCCGGCAGAACCGCCGTAGGCCCATCGCCCAGCGCCATCGCGACCACGAGCCGCCCGCCGCCGTCTCTGGTCAGGCCGACCATCACGTCAACCGGTCGCCCGACTGTGTCGACCGTGCGCACCTGCCGCTCAAGACGCCATCCCCGAGTAGTCACATTCTTGACACTAAGAGCGACAATGCCTGGTGAGAGGAGCCCCGAGGGGTGGCCATTCTGAGGGGTGGCCAGAATCCGGGGCCGGGCGACGTGAGGGGTACCTGTGGAGCAGAACAGCATTGGCGAACTGCTCCGAACCCTGCGAGGCGGCACGGGTCGGTCGCAAACCGATCAGGCCGCCGTGCTGTCCGAACTGTCGGGACAGGCCATCACCCGAAACGAGATCTCCCGTTGGGAGAGTGAGAAGAGGCTGCCGACGCCGTTCTGGCAGCGATACATAGCTGGCAGTTTCGGAGTAGAAGAGAAGAGGGTCAGCCGTGCCGTTTCGGCTGCACGGGCGAAACGGCGAAAGGGGAGGGTGGGCGGAGTGCAGCGGCGGGAGTTCATCGGAGCAATGGCCGCGTTGGCAATTCCGCTTGCTCGTACCGACCAGCCCACTGCCCGCCGGATCGGCCGTTCCGATGTCGCCGAATTGCGCCGCCGAACGGCTCGGCTCCGGCGTCTCGACAACATCATGGGGGGCGCCGAAACCTTCCCGGTCTACCGGGCCGAAGCGGACTTCACTCAGCGTTTGATTCGCGAATCCAGGCACACCGAGGACATCGAGCGGGAACTGCTCGCGTTGCTCGCCGAACAGCAGCAGCAAGCCGGGTGGGCGGCATTCGACCACGGGCAGCACGCACTCGCGGAACAGCTCTACGAAGACAGTCGCCAGAACGCCGAGGATGCGCGGGCATTGGATCTCGCGGGGAATGCGCTCGCCTACGCGGCGTACCAGCAGACCACGAAGCAGCAGAGCGGAACCGCCCTCGCCGCGGACTCGTACGAAGTCGCCCGGCGGGTGGCAACACCGAAGGTCTCGGCGCTGCTGCTCGAGCGGAAAGCATGGGCACATGCAACCGCCGGGGAAGCGGCCGAGGCGGATCGCGCGCTCAACCTCGCGCGCGAGACGCTGAATGAGCCGTCCGACCGGCCAGAACCCGACTGGGTGTTCTGGGTCGACGACGCCGAAATCGACATCATGGCCGGTCGTTGTTGGACCGAACTCCGGCGGCCGCTGCGCGCGGTCCCGGTTCTCGAACGGGTCCTGGCGGGCTTCGACGACACACACGCACGGGACAAGTCCCTGTACTTGACGTGGCTAGCCACGTCCTACCTTCAGGCGCGCGAAGTCGAGCAGGCCGCGGCCACACTGGGCCACGCGGCGGACCTGGCGGCCGGTGTCACGTCGGTCCGCCCGGCACGCCGGATCGAAACGGTGGCGCGCCGTCTCGCCCGCCACCGTTCGACCCCGGCCGTCGCCGACCTCCTGACCCGTCTGAAGGCCTAGCTGCGGCGGGTGGACTCCTCGGCCCACGCCAGGTAGTCCGCAGAGCCGCGGACCAGCTCGACGGCCGTAACCTCCGGCTTGTCCCACGGGTGGTTCGCGATGATGTACGCCTCCAGCTCGGCGTACCTGGCGTCAGTCGTCTTGAACGTCACGTTGAACTCCTCGCCCCGTCCGCTTTCACCGAGGTGCCAGAAGAATGACGTGACCGGTCCACCGACCTGCGCGGTACCCGCGAGACGGGCCGCAACGGCCGCGCCCGCCAGCTTCTCGCCAGACTCGCGATCAGGGGTAGCTGTCGTCACGACAAGGTGAACAGTCATGCCGCCAGACTAGAGCGGTTGTCAGCGGCTAGCAGCGACGATCACGCACCCCAGCCACACCAGCCCGGAGATCACGGCGGTCGCGATCAGCCGCACGTCGGCCGCGGCCGCGACGATCTCCGCGTGGTCGTGCCCGACTGCCGCGTACAGGTCGCCGGCGCTGGTCGCCCGGAACTGCCATACGTGCGCGACTTCGTGCGCCACCGTCGCCGCCGGATAGCGGCACTGGATCCCGGTGGAGAACGTCAGCAGCTCGGGCTCGGAGTAGCCGTACACGTTCGCCGCGCCGATCTCGGCCTCCATCGCCGCTGGCGAGATGAGCCGCACTTGCACCTGGTGCTCGCGAGTTGCTCGAGCGACCACCGGATCACCGATGCTGGATCGCAACTCGTCGCGGCTGCTCGCGTGGCTGCTGGTTGGCTCGCGCATACGATGCCGAAGAGGAGAAGGAGCCCGGCAAGTCGGCTGGTGAATCGGCGTAAGAACTGATCCCGCATTGAAGTTCGCTCCTCCGCTTGGCGGAGATGAGGATCTTCAGTGGGTGCCCGGACGTTAGAGAACATGCGGGCACCCCACGGTTCTAAGCGGCACGAAAATGGCCTCTGACCTGGAATCGCAGGTATCAAGCAGTATCGCCCGGTGCCTGCCAAACCTGACCTGGTACGTCTTGTAAACAGAAGGTCAGGGTTCGAGCCCCCTTGGCGGCTCAAGATCGAATATCTCCGGGCCAGGCGAAGGTGGCGTGTCGCGAAAGCCACTTTCGAGACGTGTGATGTCCCGAAAGTGGCTTTCGCGACACGAACGCGGATGGGGCCGCGAGAGGCCACCGGGCACATTCGCTAGCCCCGTTGTCACTCAAGACCCCGGTGCTGCTCGCAGGGGGTCCACCGCCCTCAGGGGTTGATCCGGCTGTACGCCGGCTTCGGCCGCAGGTTCGCGTCGAACAGGCAGGCCGCGCCTTCGCCGGGGAACGTGTCCGGCACCCACGAGTGGCGGTCGGTGAAGCCCCACGTCGTGAACTCCACACACCGGGCGACGGCGTGGCAGCCGTCCCAGAGTTGCTTGAAGTAGGTCGCCTGCGTGTTCAGTTTGGTCGAGTCGGCGGGCATCGGGATGCGAACGTCGGCCTCGGTGATGGCGACGTCGACGCCGAGTGCGGCGAAGCGGGCGAGGTTCGCCTGGTAGCCGCCGGGGAAGCCGTACCGCGTCGCGAGGTGTGCCTGGAAGCCGACGCCGTCGATCGGCACGCCTTGCTGCTTCAGCGTCCGCACGAGGTTGTACAGGGCGTCGCTCTTCGCGTTGAGTCCTTCGGTGTTGTAGTCGTTGATGTACAGCTTGGCCGAGGGATCCGCCGCCCGTGCCCAGCGGAACGCGTCGGCGACATAGCCGTCGCCCAGTTTCTGCTGGAACACCGACGCGCGGCGGGTCCCGTCGTCGTTGAACATCTCGTTCACGACGTCCCAGGCCCGGATCTTTCCTCTGTACCGCCCCATTTCGGTGTTGATGTGCTGTTGCGTCACCGAGCGCAGTTCCCCGGCGGAAAGGTTGTTGACCCAGCCGGGCAGCTGGCTGTGCCAGACGAGCGTGTGCCCGCGGACGGATTTGCCGTTCCGCTGCGCGTAGTCGACGATCGCGTCCGCGCCGGACCAGTTGTACTGGCCGCGGTTCGCCTCGACGACGCCCCATTTCATCTCGTTCTCCGGGGTGACGCTGTCGAATTCCCGGGTGAGCACCGAACGGTAGTCGGCTTCGTTGGCCAAGTGGTTCGCCGCGACGGCGCTGCCGACGTAGCGATTCGTGATGTCCTTCAGCGGGCCGGCGGCCGAAGCCGTTGGTGCGTTCCAAAACGCGACACCCGCCATGGCGGTCAAGAGAGCGACTGTTCGTTTCAGGGAAATGGTGTTCATCGTGGATCTCCTTTCGGAAATTGAACGGTGAAATCAGCCCTTCACGGAACCGGTCAGCCCGCCGACGATCCGCCGTTCGGCGAGCACGAAGAAGGCGAGCGCGGGGATCATCGACAGCGCGGTGAACGCGAGCACGCGTGCGGTGTCCTGGGAGTACTGGGATTGGAACGTCGCCACGCCGAGCGGCAGGGTGAAGTTCGCGGAGTCGTTGAACACCAGCAGCGGCAGCAGGTAGAAGTTCCAGCTGGTCACGAACGCGAGCACGGCGACGGTGGTGAGCGCGGGCGCGGAGAGCGGCAGCAGGATCCGCCAGAAGAACCCGAGCCTGCTCGCGCCGTCGAGTACGGCGGCGTCCTCGATCTCGCCGGGGATCGCCCGCATGAACGGCCGGAGGATCACGATCGTCACCGGCAGCGAGAAGGCCGCTTCGGGGATCGCCACGCCCCAGAAGGTCTCCAGCATCCCCAGCTGACGCAACCACAGGTACAGCGGCAGGGTCGCCACGCCGAGCGGGAACAACAGGCCGAGCGTGAACAGCGTGTAGAACCCCTCGCGACCCTTGAAGGTGTAGCGGGACAGGGCATACGCGGCCATCGATCCCAGTGCCACGGTCAGCGCCGTGGCGATCACCGCGATCAGCGCGCTGTTCCCCAGGAACGTCCAGAACGCCGGTGAACCGAGGATCGCCGCGTAGTTGTCCCAGACCCACGGGCCCGGCAGGCCGGTGGGCGAGGCGTTGATCTGCGCGGTGGTGCGGAACCCGCCCAGCACCACGAACAGCAGCGGCACCACGGTGATCCCGAGGACGGCGATCGCGGCGACGTAACCGACCGGCGTCCCGGCGCGGCGCATCAGTCCACCATCCTGGTCAACGCGCCATCGGTGTCCCGGCGCAACGCGAACCTCTGGTACAGCAGCGCGAACACGAAACAGATCACGAACAGGATCACCGCGACCGCGCTCCCGAAACCGAATTCGTAGCGTTTGAATCCGTGGTCGACCAGATAGGTCGCCATGGTCGCCGACGCGTTGGCGGGCCCGCCGAGGGTCATGATCCACACCAGGTCGAACAGCTGCAGCGAGCCGATCACCGACAGGAACACCCAGATCCGGATGGTCGGTCCCAGCAGCGGCAGCACGACGTGCCGGGTGGTCTGCCAGGCCGACGCGCCGTCGAGCGCGGCCGCTTCCCGCAGTTCGGCAGGCACGCCTTGGAGCCCGGCGAGCAGCAGGATGATGCCGAAGCCGATGTACTTCCAGGTGATCACCGCGAACAGGGTGTAGAGCACGATCCCGGGGTCGGCGAGCCAGTGCTGGACCAGCCCGCCGAGGCCGATGCCGCGCAACATCTGGTCCACGAAACCGTTCGGCTGCAACATGAGCAGCCAGATCACCGCGGTGATCGCCTCCGACAGCACGTAGGGCGCGAACACGAGCGCGCGGAGGACGGCGCGCCCGCGCAGCTTGCGGTTGAGCAGCAGCGCCAGCCCGATGGACAGCGGGAGCTGCACCACGAGGGACAGCCCCGCGATGATCAGGTTGTGCCCGATGGCGCCCTGGAACACCGAGCCGGACAGGGCGTCGGCGTAGTTGCCGAGGCCGACGAAATCGTCGAGCGGGCCGAAACCGTTCCACTCGTAAAGGCTGTAGAACGCCGCGATCCCGATCGGGACCAGCACGAATCCGGCGAACAGCACCAGTGCCGGCCCGAGCAGGAAGGTCAGTTCCAGCTTCTTGCGCACTCCCGGCGTCCGCGTCCGGACGGCGGGTGCGGACGGCCGCGCCGCCGCCCGCACCCGCGTGGCCGTCGCCGTCACTTGTCGCCCGCCGCGGCCTTGTTCACCGCGTCGACGATGCCTTCCGGGGTGCCCTGTCCGGCGAAGAAGTTCGCGACGGCGTCGTTGAGCGCGGCGCCCACCGCGGTCGGGAACGCCTTGTCGAAGTACATCTGCACGTACGGCGCCTTCTGCCCGTAGTCGAAGACGGACTTCAGCGACTCGGTCTTGAGGGATGCGGCCGCCGACGCGGTCATCGGCAGTCCGGCGCCCTTCGCCGCGAGCTGGTTCTGCACCGGTTCGCTGCCGAGATACCGCAGGAAGTCCGCGCACGCCTTCACCGCGCGGGTGGTGCAGGAGAAGCCGTCGCCGCCGCCGAGCACCGCAGCGGGATCGCCTTGGCCACCGGGGACCGCCGGGAACGGGAACCAGCCGACCTTCGAGTCGAGGTCCTTGTCTTCGGTGAGCGAGGACATCGTGCCGGGCTCCCAGTCGCCCTGCAGTTCCATCGCCGCCTTGCCGTTGGCCACCAGCCCGGCCGAACTGCCCGCGCCCTGCTGGGCGGGGGTGCCGGTGAAGCCGGGCTGGAACGGCTGGGTGGCCAGGAACGCCTGGAGGTCACGCCCGGCCTTGGTCCAGCAAGGATCATCGAGTTTCACCGCTTTGACCGACTGTTTCAGCGTGTCCGCCGAGCAGGCCCGGAGCGCGAAGTAGTTCCAGTAGAACGCGTCCGGCCACCGATCCTTGCCGCCGACCGCGATCGGCGTGATGCCCGCCTGCTTGAGCTTGGCGACGGCGGCGTTCAATTCGTCCAAAGTGGACGGAGGAGCGGTGATGCCCGCCTGCGCGAAAAGATCCTTGCGGTACCAGAAACCGACGAAGTGCTGCTCCCAGGGGATCCCGTACTGCTTGCCGTCGACCTGCCAGCTCTCGGCGAGTTTGCCCACCGTGGAGAGCCAGTCCTTGGCCGCGTCGGTCAGATCCGCGACCTTGCCCGAGGTGGCCTGCGACGCCAGCTCGCCACCGCCCCAGGACTGGTAGACGTCCGGCGGTTCGTTCGACTGCAGGGCGAGCGGGACCTTGGTGGTGAACTCCTCGTTCTGCAGCGGCTGCCCCTTGATCGTCACCTCGGGATGCGCCTTCTGGTAGTCCGCGACGACCTGGGCCCAGATCGACTTGATCGGGTCGGTCGTGCCGTTGTGCCACCAGGTGAGGGTGACCGGTCCGCTGGGCTCGGCCGCGGTCTCGGTACCCCCGGAGCAGCCGGCGAGCGCGAGCGGGATGGCCGCCGCCAGCGCGGCGGCGGCGGGGATTCGGCGGTTCGAAAGCATGGTGAGTCCACTCCTGACGACTTCGGCCGAGTAGGACAGGGCGTGACTGCGCCCGGACTGGCGATGAGTTTGCGCGCCTGAAATTCCGATGTCAATCGTTGTCGATAACGTTTTACATGGCTAGTCTGACCGTATGCAGCCCAGTTCGAGGGTCACGATCCGTGACGTCGCGGCCCGCGCCGGCGTCTCCGTGGCCACGGTGTCCAAAGTGATCAACGACCGCTACGGCGTCGCCGCCGCGACCCTGGCCAAGGTCCGCGCGGTGATCGACGAACTCGGTTACGAGGCGAGCCTGGTCGCCCAGAGCCTCCGCAACCACAAGACGAACGTGATCGGGATCCTGGTCGCCGACCTCGAACCGTTCTCCACCGAACTGCTCAAGGGCGCCGCCGACGCCATCCGCGGCACCGGCTACGAACTCGTCGTCTACTCCGCCGGCGGCCGCGTCGGAGATCCATCGGGCTGGGAGAAGCGCTATCTGTCAAGGCTTTCCGGCACGCTGGTCGACGGCGCGGTGCTGGTCACGCCGGTGGCTTCGCTGGAAGCCGTCCCCGGGACGCCGGTGGTCGCGGTCGACCCGCACACCGGCCCTTCGACGGTGCCCACCATCGATTCCGACAACCTGCGCGGCGCCCAGCTGGCGACCGAGCATCTGCTGGAACTCGGCCACCGCCGGATCGGTTTCCTCGCCGGACGGCCGGATCTCGAATCGGCCGAACTGCGCAAGACCGGGTACCTGCGGGCGCTCACCGCGGCCGGGGTCCCGATCGACGAGGACCTGATCCGGCTCGGCGCCTACGATCCGGAGATCTCCGCCCGGTCCGCCCGCGAACTGCTGACCGGCGCGGACCGCCCGACGGCGGTGTTCGCCGCCAACGACATCTCGGCGATCGCGACCGTCGGGGCCGCCGGGGAACTCGGCCTGTCCGTGCCGGACGACCTGTCGGTGGTCGGCTTCGACAACGTCCCCGAGTCCGCGCTCTGCTCCCCGCCACTGACCACAGTGGACCAGCCCATCCGCGAGATGGGCCACCGTGCCATCACCCTCCTGATCTCGCTGATCAGCGGGGAACCCGAGAAGGAAACCCACATCACGCTGTCCACGGGTCTCGTGGTGCGCCGCTCGACGCGTGCCCTCGAAGCCACGACGAAGGGCGGACGACCTTGACCACCCAGCCCAGCGAGCCGCCCCGGCCATGGCACGACACCGCCGCGGATCCCGCCGAGCGCGTCCGCGCTCTGATGGACCGGATGACCTTGCGGGAGAAGATCGCCCAGCTCTACGGCGTCTGGGTCGGTATCGACTCCGGCGGCGAGATGGCCCCGCACCAGCACGACTTCGCCGACGCGGCACTGGACTGGGACGAACTGGTACGTCACGGGATCGGCCAGCTGACCAGGGTGTACGGCACCCGGCCCGTCGATCCGGTGGTCGGCGCGCACAGCCTGGCCCGCTCCCAGCGGGAGATCGTCGCCAACGGGCGGTTCGGCATTCCGGCGCTGGTGCACGAGGAGACGCTCACCGGCCTCGCCGCCTGGCAGGCGACGGTGTATCCCTCCCCGCTGTGCTGGGGAGCGAGCTTCGACCCGGATCTCGTGTACCGCATGGGCGCGCGCATCGGCGGCACCAT from Amycolatopsis sp. EV170708-02-1 includes:
- a CDS encoding endo-1,4-beta-xylanase; translated protein: MNTISLKRTVALLTAMAGVAFWNAPTASAAGPLKDITNRYVGSAVAANHLANEADYRSVLTREFDSVTPENEMKWGVVEANRGQYNWSGADAIVDYAQRNGKSVRGHTLVWHSQLPGWVNNLSAGELRSVTQQHINTEMGRYRGKIRAWDVVNEMFNDDGTRRASVFQQKLGDGYVADAFRWARAADPSAKLYINDYNTEGLNAKSDALYNLVRTLKQQGVPIDGVGFQAHLATRYGFPGGYQANLARFAALGVDVAITEADVRIPMPADSTKLNTQATYFKQLWDGCHAVARCVEFTTWGFTDRHSWVPDTFPGEGAACLFDANLRPKPAYSRINP
- a CDS encoding carbohydrate ABC transporter permease, with the protein product MTATATRVRAAARPSAPAVRTRTPGVRKKLELTFLLGPALVLFAGFVLVPIGIAAFYSLYEWNGFGPLDDFVGLGNYADALSGSVFQGAIGHNLIIAGLSLVVQLPLSIGLALLLNRKLRGRAVLRALVFAPYVLSEAITAVIWLLMLQPNGFVDQMLRGIGLGGLVQHWLADPGIVLYTLFAVITWKYIGFGIILLLAGLQGVPAELREAAALDGASAWQTTRHVVLPLLGPTIRIWVFLSVIGSLQLFDLVWIMTLGGPANASATMATYLVDHGFKRYEFGFGSAVAVILFVICFVFALLYQRFALRRDTDGALTRMVD
- a CDS encoding ABC transporter substrate-binding protein — protein: MLSNRRIPAAAALAAAIPLALAGCSGGTETAAEPSGPVTLTWWHNGTTDPIKSIWAQVVADYQKAHPEVTIKGQPLQNEEFTTKVPLALQSNEPPDVYQSWGGGELASQATSGKVADLTDAAKDWLSTVGKLAESWQVDGKQYGIPWEQHFVGFWYRKDLFAQAGITAPPSTLDELNAAVAKLKQAGITPIAVGGKDRWPDAFYWNYFALRACSADTLKQSVKAVKLDDPCWTKAGRDLQAFLATQPFQPGFTGTPAQQGAGSSAGLVANGKAAMELQGDWEPGTMSSLTEDKDLDSKVGWFPFPAVPGGQGDPAAVLGGGDGFSCTTRAVKACADFLRYLGSEPVQNQLAAKGAGLPMTASAAASLKTESLKSVFDYGQKAPYVQMYFDKAFPTAVGAALNDAVANFFAGQGTPEGIVDAVNKAAAGDK
- a CDS encoding helix-turn-helix transcriptional regulator, which codes for MRSAREMSRLADVFLAGGTEGRFYAQDLRRAASVSHRRLADMLAQMRDLGWVDREFDASTSDGRPYYMLTEAGRRELA
- a CDS encoding site-specific integrase — encoded protein: MARVEVRVGRMGFDLRTGQLRLAHASVLFRWVLRARNGHEAGAVVVARVGDRGHERFGLAADAERCGRAGGRPDECDDGDEQALQGGVLVGGDDADAGLGWTEVYDKAAEIEINTQLTEVEYEVEEGDPKSEASTRRVPIDDEGKRLLREHRARQRRERLRVGPAWVDSGRVWTQPDGSALRPSWIGDEFERHCRAAGLPPIRLHDLRHVAATLMLQAGIDLKVVQEHPSWVVTRDTYTSVLPELARSAAEATVAVVPRRKTPGHPTGTPEVSVTPTGTHALGR
- the cutA gene encoding divalent-cation tolerance protein CutA is translated as MTVHLVVTTATPDRESGEKLAGAAVAARLAGTAQVGGPVTSFFWHLGESGRGEEFNVTFKTTDARYAELEAYIIANHPWDKPEVTAVELVRGSADYLAWAEESTRRS
- a CDS encoding carbohydrate ABC transporter permease gives rise to the protein MRRAGTPVGYVAAIAVLGITVVPLLFVVLGGFRTTAQINASPTGLPGPWVWDNYAAILGSPAFWTFLGNSALIAVIATALTVALGSMAAYALSRYTFKGREGFYTLFTLGLLFPLGVATLPLYLWLRQLGMLETFWGVAIPEAAFSLPVTIVILRPFMRAIPGEIEDAAVLDGASRLGFFWRILLPLSAPALTTVAVLAFVTSWNFYLLPLLVFNDSANFTLPLGVATFQSQYSQDTARVLAFTALSMIPALAFFVLAERRIVGGLTGSVKG
- a CDS encoding LacI family DNA-binding transcriptional regulator, with product MQPSSRVTIRDVAARAGVSVATVSKVINDRYGVAAATLAKVRAVIDELGYEASLVAQSLRNHKTNVIGILVADLEPFSTELLKGAADAIRGTGYELVVYSAGGRVGDPSGWEKRYLSRLSGTLVDGAVLVTPVASLEAVPGTPVVAVDPHTGPSTVPTIDSDNLRGAQLATEHLLELGHRRIGFLAGRPDLESAELRKTGYLRALTAAGVPIDEDLIRLGAYDPEISARSARELLTGADRPTAVFAANDISAIATVGAAGELGLSVPDDLSVVGFDNVPESALCSPPLTTVDQPIREMGHRAITLLISLISGEPEKETHITLSTGLVVRRSTRALEATTKGGRP
- a CDS encoding helix-turn-helix transcriptional regulator; this encodes MEQNSIGELLRTLRGGTGRSQTDQAAVLSELSGQAITRNEISRWESEKRLPTPFWQRYIAGSFGVEEKRVSRAVSAARAKRRKGRVGGVQRREFIGAMAALAIPLARTDQPTARRIGRSDVAELRRRTARLRRLDNIMGGAETFPVYRAEADFTQRLIRESRHTEDIERELLALLAEQQQQAGWAAFDHGQHALAEQLYEDSRQNAEDARALDLAGNALAYAAYQQTTKQQSGTALAADSYEVARRVATPKVSALLLERKAWAHATAGEAAEADRALNLARETLNEPSDRPEPDWVFWVDDAEIDIMAGRCWTELRRPLRAVPVLERVLAGFDDTHARDKSLYLTWLATSYLQAREVEQAAATLGHAADLAAGVTSVRPARRIETVARRLARHRSTPAVADLLTRLKA